A part of Paraburkholderia largidicola genomic DNA contains:
- the catC gene encoding muconolactone Delta-isomerase, with amino-acid sequence MLFHVKMVVKLPPDMPVERANELKATEKAMAQRLQKEGIWRHLWRIAGLYANFSVFDVESPAQLNDILMQLPLYPYMEVTVDAMCRHPSSIHEDDR; translated from the coding sequence ATGCTATTTCACGTGAAGATGGTCGTTAAGCTGCCGCCCGATATGCCCGTCGAGCGCGCCAATGAATTGAAGGCCACCGAAAAGGCCATGGCGCAGCGTCTGCAAAAGGAAGGCATCTGGCGGCATCTCTGGCGCATTGCGGGCCTGTACGCGAATTTCAGCGTGTTCGACGTGGAAAGCCCCGCGCAACTCAATGACATCCTCATGCAGCTGCCGCTTTATCCGTATATGGAAGTGACGGTGGATGCGATGTGCCGCCATCCTTCGTCGATTCACGAAGACGATCGCTAG
- a CDS encoding DUF3331 domain-containing protein, translated as MMTRPVEEDIVRRALVGVLMPTPVESAKKAQYGPKKKFRMTKRPPPEALEPVEVEPPPAHISILEQLSSKTLSVCWSDPRSGHYADQVWRIGLARMDSFCVLTGMPIRRGDPVFRPRACESYFPANRDRMILASAVPSCPSGIMLD; from the coding sequence ATGATGACTCGTCCGGTTGAAGAAGATATCGTTAGACGCGCATTGGTAGGCGTCCTGATGCCTACACCCGTTGAATCAGCAAAGAAAGCACAATACGGTCCAAAAAAGAAATTCCGCATGACCAAGCGGCCGCCGCCTGAAGCGCTCGAGCCTGTCGAGGTCGAACCACCGCCGGCGCATATCTCCATTCTCGAACAACTGTCGTCGAAAACGCTTAGCGTATGCTGGAGCGATCCACGCTCAGGTCATTACGCCGATCAGGTATGGCGAATCGGGCTTGCACGCATGGACTCGTTCTGCGTGCTGACGGGCATGCCGATCCGGCGCGGCGACCCCGTGTTTCGACCAAGAGCTTGCGAAAGCTATTTCCCGGCTAACCGCGACAGGATGATTCTGGCATCCGCTGTGCCGTCCTGTCCGAGCGGAATCATGCTCGATTAA
- a CDS encoding YbfB/YjiJ family MFS transporter, which produces MSTDASLPITTASGRTAVWRHIFAGFCASLVSIGLARFAYTPLIPPLIQAHWFAASDVVYLGAANLAGYLLGALLGRPVAHRLTNTHTLRAMMVLVTATFLACAFPVSVAWFFFWRLLSGVAGGAIMVLVAATVLPHVPADRKGLASGAIFLGLGVGIAASGTIVPLLLNLGLRNTWIGIAILSAILTLATWYAWPSATKAHAHSAHATPTAKAHNPSTVRVLYAEYALMAVGLVPTMVFLVDFIARGLGAGAHLGAAYWILYGVGAIFGAPVYGLVADRLGGRFAIRALSLLQIVVVAAFAMSSNYILIGVLTLIIGSYPPGIVPMMLARIHEVLPNDHVGQHKSWSRATTTFAAFQALAGYTYSALFNSSGGNHRLLFAIGAVALVFVVVVDWVAPLFVRETDQKQNNG; this is translated from the coding sequence ATGTCCACCGATGCATCACTTCCAATCACAACTGCCAGCGGTCGAACTGCCGTATGGCGGCACATCTTCGCGGGCTTCTGCGCGAGCCTCGTCAGTATTGGGCTGGCACGCTTCGCCTATACACCGCTGATTCCGCCGCTCATTCAGGCTCACTGGTTCGCCGCATCGGACGTGGTGTATCTGGGCGCGGCGAACCTCGCCGGCTATCTGCTTGGTGCGCTGCTCGGCCGTCCTGTTGCGCACCGTCTGACGAACACGCATACGTTGCGGGCGATGATGGTGCTGGTCACAGCGACCTTTTTAGCGTGCGCGTTTCCCGTCTCGGTTGCGTGGTTCTTCTTCTGGCGGTTGCTGTCGGGCGTGGCGGGCGGAGCGATCATGGTGCTGGTCGCCGCTACGGTGCTGCCGCACGTGCCCGCGGATCGGAAGGGACTGGCGAGCGGTGCGATCTTTCTTGGCCTGGGCGTCGGCATCGCGGCATCGGGGACGATCGTCCCGCTGTTGCTCAATCTCGGCTTGCGTAACACGTGGATCGGCATCGCGATTCTCTCGGCGATTTTGACGCTGGCGACGTGGTACGCGTGGCCGTCGGCGACGAAAGCGCACGCACATTCTGCGCATGCAACTCCAACTGCGAAAGCGCACAACCCGTCGACGGTCCGCGTCCTCTACGCCGAGTACGCGTTGATGGCCGTCGGCCTCGTTCCCACTATGGTTTTCCTCGTCGATTTCATTGCGCGCGGACTTGGCGCGGGCGCGCATCTCGGCGCGGCATATTGGATTCTGTATGGCGTCGGTGCAATTTTCGGTGCGCCCGTGTATGGTCTCGTCGCGGACCGCTTAGGCGGACGCTTTGCGATCCGCGCGCTGTCGTTGTTGCAGATCGTCGTGGTCGCAGCGTTTGCGATGTCCAGCAACTACATCTTGATCGGCGTGCTGACGCTCATCATTGGTAGCTATCCGCCGGGCATCGTGCCGATGATGCTTGCGCGCATACACGAGGTCCTGCCGAACGACCATGTCGGGCAGCACAAGAGCTGGAGCCGCGCCACGACGACGTTTGCGGCATTTCAGGCGCTCGCGGGCTACACGTATTCGGCATTGTTCAATAGCAGCGGTGGCAACCATCGTCTACTCTTTGCAATTGGCGCGGTCGCGCTTGTGTTCGTCGTCGTAGTCGACTGGGTGGCGCCGTTGTTTGTACGAGAGACTGATCAAAAACAGAACAACGGATAA
- a CDS encoding cupin domain-containing protein, with protein MNFVQTVLASTAAACIALTAPHAAHAHGVDGPREHISPAFQTPITNVPGKTMTAIVVDYKPGGVSPSHRHGQAFVVGYVLQGEIRSKVDDGEERVYHAGESWTEAPGVHHMVSENASKTKPAKLLAIFVADDNDKDLVTWDKK; from the coding sequence GTGAATTTCGTTCAGACCGTTCTTGCATCCACGGCCGCAGCCTGCATCGCATTGACGGCGCCGCACGCGGCGCACGCGCATGGTGTCGATGGGCCGCGCGAGCACATCAGCCCGGCGTTCCAGACGCCTATTACAAATGTGCCGGGTAAGACCATGACGGCCATCGTGGTCGACTACAAACCAGGCGGCGTGTCACCGTCGCATCGTCATGGTCAGGCGTTCGTGGTCGGCTACGTGCTTCAGGGCGAGATCCGAAGCAAGGTCGACGATGGCGAAGAGCGGGTGTATCACGCAGGTGAAAGCTGGACGGAAGCACCGGGCGTGCACCACATGGTCAGCGAGAACGCAAGCAAGACCAAACCTGCGAAGCTGCTTGCCATCTTTGTCGCCGACGACAACGATAAAGACCTCGTCACATGGGACAAGAAGTAA
- a CDS encoding LysR family transcriptional regulator, protein MELRQLRYFVAVAEERNFTRAAERLNMTQPPLSRQIQQIEDSVGLALFERGARPLKLTEAGRVFYVQAKRLLEESDELLPLTRRLAQLAERIVIGFVPSTLYGPLPDVIRAFREAAPLIQISLIEMFTIEQLSALKGGRIDVGFGRLRFDESQLAREVLVEEPLIAALPAGHALADAAQLTLDALSKETLIIYPSTPRPSYADQQLSAFRDHAVEPAAIHEVRELQTALGLVAAQVGVCLVPESVRGLRARGVTYRSIEETNVSSPIIMSRRLQDQSATTDLFCSIARDLFKRPMSV, encoded by the coding sequence ATGGAACTGCGCCAACTTCGCTATTTCGTGGCGGTCGCCGAGGAAAGGAACTTCACCCGGGCCGCCGAACGCCTGAACATGACGCAGCCGCCGCTCTCGCGGCAGATCCAGCAGATCGAAGACAGCGTGGGGCTCGCGCTGTTCGAACGCGGCGCGCGCCCGCTCAAGCTGACGGAAGCCGGGCGCGTGTTTTATGTGCAGGCCAAGCGCCTGCTTGAAGAAAGCGATGAGTTGCTGCCGCTCACGCGGCGGCTCGCGCAACTCGCGGAGCGCATCGTGATCGGCTTCGTGCCGTCCACGCTGTATGGCCCACTGCCTGACGTGATCCGCGCGTTCCGGGAAGCCGCGCCGCTGATCCAGATTTCGCTGATCGAGATGTTCACGATCGAGCAGTTGAGCGCGCTCAAGGGCGGACGCATCGACGTGGGCTTTGGCCGGCTGCGTTTCGACGAATCGCAACTGGCGCGCGAAGTGCTCGTCGAAGAGCCGTTGATTGCCGCATTGCCCGCGGGCCATGCGCTCGCCGACGCCGCGCAACTGACGCTCGATGCGCTGTCGAAAGAAACGCTGATCATCTATCCGTCGACGCCGCGCCCGAGCTACGCGGATCAACAGTTGTCCGCGTTCCGCGACCATGCCGTCGAACCGGCCGCCATTCATGAGGTACGAGAACTGCAAACCGCCTTGGGGCTCGTCGCCGCTCAAGTGGGCGTGTGTCTCGTGCCCGAAAGCGTGCGGGGTTTGCGGGCGCGCGGCGTGACCTATCGGTCGATCGAGGAAACGAATGTGTCGTCGCCGATCATCATGAGCCGGCGTTTGCAGGATCAAAGCGCAACGACAGATTTGTTCTGCTCGATTGCGCGTGATCTGTTCAAGAGGCCGATGTCTGTCTAG
- the catA gene encoding catechol 1,2-dioxygenase, with product MDIKTIDALLNKINESATHEGNARTKQVVNRIIRDLFITIDELDVTPNEFWSALNYLGEAGQSGELGLLAAGLGFEHFLDVRLDEAETKAGLAGGTPRTIEGPLYVAGAPESTGHARLDNGNEPGETLVMRGRVLGEDGQPVRGALVEVWHANHLGNYSHFDKSQAEFNLRRSIRTDENGTYSFRSVVPIGYSVPPEGKTQQLLDLLGRHGHRPAHIHFFVSAPGHRKLTTQINIEGDPYLWDDFAFATREGLVPAVKKEEGATGKPYGIDGQFALIDFDFSLVKERNNVPTSEVERVRA from the coding sequence ATGGACATCAAAACCATCGACGCCCTGTTGAACAAGATCAACGAAAGCGCGACGCACGAAGGCAACGCCCGCACGAAGCAGGTAGTCAACCGCATCATCCGCGATCTGTTCATCACGATCGACGAACTCGACGTGACGCCGAATGAGTTCTGGTCCGCGCTCAACTACCTCGGCGAAGCGGGTCAAAGCGGCGAACTGGGTTTGCTGGCAGCAGGTCTCGGGTTCGAGCATTTCCTCGACGTGCGTCTCGACGAAGCGGAAACGAAGGCTGGCCTCGCGGGCGGCACGCCGCGCACGATCGAAGGTCCGCTGTACGTGGCGGGCGCGCCGGAGTCGACGGGTCATGCGCGTCTCGACAACGGCAATGAGCCGGGCGAAACGCTCGTGATGCGCGGCCGTGTGCTCGGCGAAGACGGTCAACCGGTGCGCGGCGCGCTGGTCGAAGTGTGGCACGCGAACCATCTGGGCAACTACTCGCACTTCGACAAGTCGCAAGCCGAATTCAACCTGCGCCGCTCGATTCGCACCGACGAAAACGGCACGTACAGCTTCCGCAGCGTGGTGCCGATCGGCTATAGCGTGCCGCCGGAAGGCAAGACGCAGCAACTGCTCGATCTGCTCGGCCGTCACGGTCATCGCCCGGCGCATATCCACTTCTTCGTGTCGGCGCCCGGTCATCGCAAGCTGACGACGCAGATCAACATCGAAGGCGATCCGTATCTGTGGGACGACTTCGCGTTCGCCACACGCGAAGGTCTCGTGCCCGCCGTCAAGAAGGAAGAAGGTGCAACGGGCAAGCCTTATGGTATCGACGGCCAGTTCGCGTTGATCGACTTCGACTTCAGCCTCGTCAAGGAACGCAACAACGTGCCGACGAGCGAAGTGGAACGCGTGCGCGCCTGA
- a CDS encoding muconate/chloromuconate family cycloisomerase, with the protein MIPSAVQIQAVETILVDVPTIRPHRLSVATMNCQALVLVRIQCADGITGWGEATTIGGLAYGEESPESIKTNIDTYFAPLLKGMDATRPGQAMAKLRECFQGNRFAKCAIETALFDAQAQRFGVQLSELFGGRVTDSVEVAWTLASGDTGRDIDEAHQMLEMKRHRVFKLKIGTRAPAEDIAHVAAIKAAVGDRAEVRVDVNQAWSQAEALWASERLADAGCNLIEQPIAADDRRGLKRLTHRSKVPIMADEALHGPVDAFDVASAHAADVFAVKIAQSGGLTGAASVAAIALAAGVDLYGGTMLEGAVGTIASAQLFSTFRELKWGTELFGPLLLTQEILTEPLRYENFSLQLPQGPGLGIQLDLDKIGRLRRDSKHGASVVKG; encoded by the coding sequence ATGATACCAAGCGCCGTTCAGATACAAGCTGTAGAGACTATTCTCGTCGATGTTCCGACGATTCGCCCGCACCGCCTGTCGGTCGCCACGATGAATTGCCAGGCCCTCGTGCTGGTCCGCATTCAATGCGCGGATGGTATAACGGGCTGGGGCGAGGCGACCACGATCGGTGGCCTTGCGTACGGGGAGGAAAGCCCCGAAAGCATCAAGACCAACATCGACACCTATTTTGCGCCGCTGCTCAAGGGCATGGACGCGACCCGTCCCGGCCAGGCGATGGCGAAGCTGCGCGAATGCTTCCAGGGCAACCGCTTTGCGAAGTGCGCGATCGAAACAGCGTTGTTCGACGCGCAGGCACAGCGTTTCGGCGTGCAGCTATCCGAGTTGTTCGGCGGCCGCGTGACGGATTCCGTCGAAGTCGCATGGACGCTGGCGAGCGGCGACACGGGCCGCGATATCGACGAAGCGCATCAGATGCTGGAAATGAAGCGGCACCGCGTGTTCAAGCTGAAGATCGGCACGCGTGCGCCGGCCGAGGACATCGCGCACGTCGCCGCGATCAAGGCGGCCGTGGGCGACCGTGCCGAAGTGCGCGTGGACGTGAATCAGGCGTGGAGCCAGGCGGAAGCGCTATGGGCAAGCGAACGCCTCGCGGACGCGGGCTGCAATCTGATCGAGCAACCCATTGCTGCCGACGACCGCCGTGGTCTCAAGCGTCTCACGCATCGCTCGAAAGTGCCCATCATGGCCGACGAAGCGCTGCATGGTCCCGTCGATGCATTCGATGTCGCCAGCGCACATGCAGCCGATGTCTTCGCCGTGAAGATCGCGCAATCGGGCGGCCTGACGGGCGCGGCGAGCGTGGCCGCGATTGCGCTTGCCGCGGGCGTCGACCTGTACGGCGGCACGATGCTGGAAGGCGCGGTCGGCACGATCGCTTCCGCGCAACTGTTCAGCACGTTCCGCGAACTGAAGTGGGGCACCGAACTGTTCGGACCGCTGCTTCTCACGCAAGAAATTCTCACCGAGCCGCTGCGCTACGAGAACTTCTCGTTGCAATTGCCGCAAGGCCCGGGACTCGGTATTCAACTCGACCTCGACAAGATCGGGAGACTGCGCCGCGACTCGAAGCACGGCGCGAGTGTAGTCAAAGGTTAG